From one Bombyx mori chromosome 5, ASM3026992v2 genomic stretch:
- the LOC101744506 gene encoding protein pigeon isoform X2 yields the protein MAVQNIAVKLCGILQAASEEEITAREWRLLGQEQDGSQLLTWLSNTKNNAEVLNIGIYVNKTKSLTILHTFDKKTNIIQASVNATQSLLAYVVKKLPTDDAEAKEPLYCAYLMCLLPDKERVSEQIEDSSTKQIMVQYIYGKSNKYSPGIRNDRFLLFKHLEYIKIYRTPMFLNEYDDGTEKWGFDGIYPEPETIVKVFSWAQWDCVNQVLYHIHFRQASQSFAEGEEVKSPSEITPTLSALQFHADLPHETVVNIPLSLPHVSSSAEGAACGAYEDDPIPLRVHDCSLDLQIVCDQRGVLCICHHYLYKPLDDSATSLVLEDSTDLKDSGVNFAYSITLLHHGCVVHTVVPDLPWALAKSLRPSYTLYEENHLLVNIPMLYTHLIDISLHHEPCCHIVLPVDECDSGPSLAPLLGWGQHAMVDLNTLDVVAMVIPEKDLTATFKSNTAIENKLAIIHYLVQHENNMELAEELISWMCLNQRGGLGSFQRVMQEYLVATTCAVTRRSLPSSALGLMKMLPFMLHLKFSDVKVRDMCVSVSQEKLWSSSAVVLAPRQRVCQFSEDVWTRVWASLSAPSVTRLHPTVVTDKLRVSLHCYQPEALSRCSTPLSPSGPGPALGSQRRSSLGNGQDLLPFFELDVCTASKQEHIVAANLREVSVHLMRESGGAAGVQGGVHAAATRWAAAQLDAARALCRALCRALAAVPAHQQQRGFTFIDDMDPNHAYILFKVLEQYYLATDSIAFPVPQGFTSFFTYLGYRTLPFPAFAQYVHRSVFELQIDVLKAIVTEEDKCSVNKKLRLIQVAGEGRGRRALAAWGARAALVLRARDHAAALLSGAAPARHDRARHRPVRDTGIAALPSGERLSPLDTFLDLLTAKASLNELDFNLIIEATLASVQQDNSVA from the exons atggcTGTTCAAAATATTGCGGTGAAATTGTGTGGAATACTTCAGGCAGCAAGTGAGGAGG AAATTACAGCACGAGAGTGGCGTCTTTTAGGACAAGAACAAGATGGTTCACAACTTCTTACTTGGctttcaaatacaaaaaataatgcgGAGGTCCTCAACATTGgcatatatgtaaataaaaccaAATCTCTGACTATTCTACACACATTTGACAAGAAAACTAATATCATACAAGCTTCAGTGAATGCGACACAAAGTCTTTTAGCATATGTTGTCAAGAAACTTCCAACTGATGATGCTGAGGCAAAAGAGCCTTTGTACTGTGCTTATTTAATGTGTTTACTTCCTGACAAAGAAAGAGTCAGTGAACAAATTGAAGATAGCTCTACAAAACAAATAATGGTACAATATATATACGGGAAGAGTAATAAATACAGCCCTGGTATAAGAAATGACAGATTCCTGCTGTTCAAACATTTGGAAT aCATAAAAATATATCGCACGCCAATGTTTCTAAATGAATATGACGATGGAACAGAGAAATGGGGCTTTGATGGCATATATCCTGAACCGGAAACCATTGTAAAAGTTTTTTCCTGGGCTCAGTGGGATTGTGTTAATCAG GTTTTGTACCACATTCATTTTCGACAAGCATCGCAGAGCTTCGCTGAGGGCGAGGAGGTGAAATCTCCCTCAGAAATTACGCCCACTCTATCCGCTCTACAGTTCCACGCCGATCTCCCGCACGAGACTGTC GTGAACATCCCCCTAAGTCTGCCTCACGTATCGAGCTCGGCGGAGGGGGCCGCTTGCGGGGCTTACGAGGACGATCCTATACCATTACGAGTCCACGACTGCAGCCTCGACTTGCAGATCGTGTGCGACCAGCGGGGCGTGTTGTGCATCTGTCATCACTACTTGTACAAG CCCCTAGACGATTCCGCCACATCCCTAGTGCTGGAAGACAGCACGGACCTGAAGGACTCCGGAGTCAACTTCGCGTATTCGATAACCCTGCTGCATCACGGCTGCGTGGTGCACACTGTAGTGCCGGACCTGCCGTGGGCCTTGGCCAAGTCGTTACGGCCATCTTACACTTTATACGAAG AAAATCATCTTTTGGTGAATATACCGATGCTGTACACGCATCTGATAGACATCAGCCTCCACCACGAGCCGTGCTGTCACATCGTCCTGCCGGTGGACGAGTGTGACAGCGGGCCCAGCCTCGCGCCCCTGCTGGGCTGGGGTCAGCACGCCATGGTCGACCTCAATACTCTGGACGTGGTGGCCATGGTCATCCCTGAAAAGGATTTGACCGCGACGTTCAAGAGCAACACGGCCATAGAAAATAAACTCGCCATCATACATTACTTGGTGCAGCACGAGAACAATATGGAATTGGCTGAAGAG CTGATATCGTGGATGTGCCTGAATCAGCGCGGCGGGCTGGGCTCGTTCCAGCGCGTCATGCAAGAGTACCTGGTGGCGACCACGTGCGCGGTCACTCGACGCTCGCTACCCTCTTCCGCACTGGGACTTATGAAGATGCTTCCATTCATGCTGCACCTAAAGTTTTCTGATGTCAAG GTTCGCGACATGTGCGTGTCGGTGAGCCAGGAGAAGCTGTGGAGCAGCAGCGCGGTCGTGCtggctcctcggcagcgcgtGTGCCAGTTTTCCGAGGACGTGTGGACTAGGGTCTGGGCGTCTCTGTCCGCTCCGTCAGTCACCCGTCTACATCCGACCGTCGTCACCGATAAGCTGCGAGTGAGCCTGCATTGTTACCAG CCGGAAGCGTTGTCTCGGTGCAGCACCCCGCTGTCCCCGAGCGGCCCGGGGCCCGCGCTGGGTTCTCAACGCCGTTCGTCGCTGGGCAACGGGCAGGACCTGCTGCCCTTCTTTGAACTGGACGTGTGCACTGCCAGCAAACAGGAGCATATAGTGGCTGCG AACTTGCGCGAGGTGAGCGTGCACCTGATGCGCGAGagcggcggcgcggcgggcgTGCAGGGCGGCGTGCACGCGGCCGCCACGCGCTGGGCGGCGGCGCAGCTGGATGCCGCGCGCGCGCTGTGCCGGGCGCTGTGCCGCGCGCTCGCCGCCGTGCCCGCGCACCAGCAGCAGCGCGGATTCACTTTCAT TGACGATATGGATCCTAACCACGCATACATACTGTTCAAAGTCCTAGAGCAGTACTACCTGGCGACCGACTCCATAGCGTTCCCTGTGCCGCAAGGATTCACATCATTCTTCACGTACTTGGGTTACCGCACTCTGCCCTTTCCCGCCTTCGCGCAGTACGTGCACAGGAGCGTCTTCGAACTGCAGATCGACGTTCTGAAAGCTATCGTGACTG AAGAAGACAAGTGCAGCGTGAACAAGAAGCTGCGGCTGATTCAGGTGGCGGGGGAGGGGCGCGGGCGGCGCGCGCTGGCGGCGTGGGGCGCGCGGGCGGCGCTGGTGCTGCGGGCGCGCGACCACGCCGCCGCGCTGCTGTCCGGCGCCGCGCCCGCCCGCCACGACCGCGCGCGACACCGCCCCGTCCGCGACACCG
- the LOC101744506 gene encoding protein pigeon isoform X1: protein MAVQNIAVKLCGILQAASEEEITAREWRLLGQEQDGSQLLTWLSNTKNNAEVLNIGIYVNKTKSLTILHTFDKKTNIIQASVNATQSLLAYVVKKLPTDDAEAKEPLYCAYLMCLLPDKERVSEQIEDSSTKQIMVQYIYGKSNKYSPGIRNDRFLLFKHLEYIKIYRTPMFLNEYDDGTEKWGFDGIYPEPETIVKVFSWAQWDCVNQVLYHIHFRQASQSFAEGEEVKSPSEITPTLSALQFHADLPHETVVNIPLSLPHVSSSAEGAACGAYEDDPIPLRVHDCSLDLQIVCDQRGVLCICHHYLYKPLDDSATSLVLEDSTDLKDSGVNFAYSITLLHHGCVVHTVVPDLPWALAKSLRPSYTLYEENHLLVNIPMLYTHLIDISLHHEPCCHIVLPVDECDSGPSLAPLLGWGQHAMVDLNTLDVVAMVIPEKDLTATFKSNTAIENKLAIIHYLVQHENNMELAEELISWMCLNQRGGLGSFQRVMQEYLVATTCAVTRRSLPSSALGLMKMLPFMLHLKFSDVKVRDMCVSVSQEKLWSSSAVVLAPRQRVCQFSEDVWTRVWASLSAPSVTRLHPTVVTDKLRVSLHCYQPEALSRCSTPLSPSGPGPALGSQRRSSLGNGQDLLPFFELDVCTASKQEHIVAANLREVSVHLMRESGGAAGVQGGVHAAATRWAAAQLDAARALCRALCRALAAVPAHQQQRGFTFIDDMDPNHAYILFKVLEQYYLATDSIAFPVPQGFTSFFTYLGYRTLPFPAFAQYVHRSVFELQIDVLKAIVTDKEEDKCSVNKKLRLIQVAGEGRGRRALAAWGARAALVLRARDHAAALLSGAAPARHDRARHRPVRDTGIAALPSGERLSPLDTFLDLLTAKASLNELDFNLIIEATLASVQQDNSVA, encoded by the exons atggcTGTTCAAAATATTGCGGTGAAATTGTGTGGAATACTTCAGGCAGCAAGTGAGGAGG AAATTACAGCACGAGAGTGGCGTCTTTTAGGACAAGAACAAGATGGTTCACAACTTCTTACTTGGctttcaaatacaaaaaataatgcgGAGGTCCTCAACATTGgcatatatgtaaataaaaccaAATCTCTGACTATTCTACACACATTTGACAAGAAAACTAATATCATACAAGCTTCAGTGAATGCGACACAAAGTCTTTTAGCATATGTTGTCAAGAAACTTCCAACTGATGATGCTGAGGCAAAAGAGCCTTTGTACTGTGCTTATTTAATGTGTTTACTTCCTGACAAAGAAAGAGTCAGTGAACAAATTGAAGATAGCTCTACAAAACAAATAATGGTACAATATATATACGGGAAGAGTAATAAATACAGCCCTGGTATAAGAAATGACAGATTCCTGCTGTTCAAACATTTGGAAT aCATAAAAATATATCGCACGCCAATGTTTCTAAATGAATATGACGATGGAACAGAGAAATGGGGCTTTGATGGCATATATCCTGAACCGGAAACCATTGTAAAAGTTTTTTCCTGGGCTCAGTGGGATTGTGTTAATCAG GTTTTGTACCACATTCATTTTCGACAAGCATCGCAGAGCTTCGCTGAGGGCGAGGAGGTGAAATCTCCCTCAGAAATTACGCCCACTCTATCCGCTCTACAGTTCCACGCCGATCTCCCGCACGAGACTGTC GTGAACATCCCCCTAAGTCTGCCTCACGTATCGAGCTCGGCGGAGGGGGCCGCTTGCGGGGCTTACGAGGACGATCCTATACCATTACGAGTCCACGACTGCAGCCTCGACTTGCAGATCGTGTGCGACCAGCGGGGCGTGTTGTGCATCTGTCATCACTACTTGTACAAG CCCCTAGACGATTCCGCCACATCCCTAGTGCTGGAAGACAGCACGGACCTGAAGGACTCCGGAGTCAACTTCGCGTATTCGATAACCCTGCTGCATCACGGCTGCGTGGTGCACACTGTAGTGCCGGACCTGCCGTGGGCCTTGGCCAAGTCGTTACGGCCATCTTACACTTTATACGAAG AAAATCATCTTTTGGTGAATATACCGATGCTGTACACGCATCTGATAGACATCAGCCTCCACCACGAGCCGTGCTGTCACATCGTCCTGCCGGTGGACGAGTGTGACAGCGGGCCCAGCCTCGCGCCCCTGCTGGGCTGGGGTCAGCACGCCATGGTCGACCTCAATACTCTGGACGTGGTGGCCATGGTCATCCCTGAAAAGGATTTGACCGCGACGTTCAAGAGCAACACGGCCATAGAAAATAAACTCGCCATCATACATTACTTGGTGCAGCACGAGAACAATATGGAATTGGCTGAAGAG CTGATATCGTGGATGTGCCTGAATCAGCGCGGCGGGCTGGGCTCGTTCCAGCGCGTCATGCAAGAGTACCTGGTGGCGACCACGTGCGCGGTCACTCGACGCTCGCTACCCTCTTCCGCACTGGGACTTATGAAGATGCTTCCATTCATGCTGCACCTAAAGTTTTCTGATGTCAAG GTTCGCGACATGTGCGTGTCGGTGAGCCAGGAGAAGCTGTGGAGCAGCAGCGCGGTCGTGCtggctcctcggcagcgcgtGTGCCAGTTTTCCGAGGACGTGTGGACTAGGGTCTGGGCGTCTCTGTCCGCTCCGTCAGTCACCCGTCTACATCCGACCGTCGTCACCGATAAGCTGCGAGTGAGCCTGCATTGTTACCAG CCGGAAGCGTTGTCTCGGTGCAGCACCCCGCTGTCCCCGAGCGGCCCGGGGCCCGCGCTGGGTTCTCAACGCCGTTCGTCGCTGGGCAACGGGCAGGACCTGCTGCCCTTCTTTGAACTGGACGTGTGCACTGCCAGCAAACAGGAGCATATAGTGGCTGCG AACTTGCGCGAGGTGAGCGTGCACCTGATGCGCGAGagcggcggcgcggcgggcgTGCAGGGCGGCGTGCACGCGGCCGCCACGCGCTGGGCGGCGGCGCAGCTGGATGCCGCGCGCGCGCTGTGCCGGGCGCTGTGCCGCGCGCTCGCCGCCGTGCCCGCGCACCAGCAGCAGCGCGGATTCACTTTCAT TGACGATATGGATCCTAACCACGCATACATACTGTTCAAAGTCCTAGAGCAGTACTACCTGGCGACCGACTCCATAGCGTTCCCTGTGCCGCAAGGATTCACATCATTCTTCACGTACTTGGGTTACCGCACTCTGCCCTTTCCCGCCTTCGCGCAGTACGTGCACAGGAGCGTCTTCGAACTGCAGATCGACGTTCTGAAAGCTATCGTGACTG ATAAAGAAGAAGACAAGTGCAGCGTGAACAAGAAGCTGCGGCTGATTCAGGTGGCGGGGGAGGGGCGCGGGCGGCGCGCGCTGGCGGCGTGGGGCGCGCGGGCGGCGCTGGTGCTGCGGGCGCGCGACCACGCCGCCGCGCTGCTGTCCGGCGCCGCGCCCGCCCGCCACGACCGCGCGCGACACCGCCCCGTCCGCGACACCG
- the LOC101744506 gene encoding protein pigeon isoform X3 yields MCLLPDKERVSEQIEDSSTKQIMVQYIYGKSNKYSPGIRNDRFLLFKHLEYIKIYRTPMFLNEYDDGTEKWGFDGIYPEPETIVKVFSWAQWDCVNQVLYHIHFRQASQSFAEGEEVKSPSEITPTLSALQFHADLPHETVVNIPLSLPHVSSSAEGAACGAYEDDPIPLRVHDCSLDLQIVCDQRGVLCICHHYLYKPLDDSATSLVLEDSTDLKDSGVNFAYSITLLHHGCVVHTVVPDLPWALAKSLRPSYTLYEENHLLVNIPMLYTHLIDISLHHEPCCHIVLPVDECDSGPSLAPLLGWGQHAMVDLNTLDVVAMVIPEKDLTATFKSNTAIENKLAIIHYLVQHENNMELAEELISWMCLNQRGGLGSFQRVMQEYLVATTCAVTRRSLPSSALGLMKMLPFMLHLKFSDVKVRDMCVSVSQEKLWSSSAVVLAPRQRVCQFSEDVWTRVWASLSAPSVTRLHPTVVTDKLRVSLHCYQPEALSRCSTPLSPSGPGPALGSQRRSSLGNGQDLLPFFELDVCTASKQEHIVAANLREVSVHLMRESGGAAGVQGGVHAAATRWAAAQLDAARALCRALCRALAAVPAHQQQRGFTFIDDMDPNHAYILFKVLEQYYLATDSIAFPVPQGFTSFFTYLGYRTLPFPAFAQYVHRSVFELQIDVLKAIVTDKEEDKCSVNKKLRLIQVAGEGRGRRALAAWGARAALVLRARDHAAALLSGAAPARHDRARHRPVRDTGIAALPSGERLSPLDTFLDLLTAKASLNELDFNLIIEATLASVQQDNSVA; encoded by the exons ATGTGTTTACTTCCTGACAAAGAAAGAGTCAGTGAACAAATTGAAGATAGCTCTACAAAACAAATAATGGTACAATATATATACGGGAAGAGTAATAAATACAGCCCTGGTATAAGAAATGACAGATTCCTGCTGTTCAAACATTTGGAAT aCATAAAAATATATCGCACGCCAATGTTTCTAAATGAATATGACGATGGAACAGAGAAATGGGGCTTTGATGGCATATATCCTGAACCGGAAACCATTGTAAAAGTTTTTTCCTGGGCTCAGTGGGATTGTGTTAATCAG GTTTTGTACCACATTCATTTTCGACAAGCATCGCAGAGCTTCGCTGAGGGCGAGGAGGTGAAATCTCCCTCAGAAATTACGCCCACTCTATCCGCTCTACAGTTCCACGCCGATCTCCCGCACGAGACTGTC GTGAACATCCCCCTAAGTCTGCCTCACGTATCGAGCTCGGCGGAGGGGGCCGCTTGCGGGGCTTACGAGGACGATCCTATACCATTACGAGTCCACGACTGCAGCCTCGACTTGCAGATCGTGTGCGACCAGCGGGGCGTGTTGTGCATCTGTCATCACTACTTGTACAAG CCCCTAGACGATTCCGCCACATCCCTAGTGCTGGAAGACAGCACGGACCTGAAGGACTCCGGAGTCAACTTCGCGTATTCGATAACCCTGCTGCATCACGGCTGCGTGGTGCACACTGTAGTGCCGGACCTGCCGTGGGCCTTGGCCAAGTCGTTACGGCCATCTTACACTTTATACGAAG AAAATCATCTTTTGGTGAATATACCGATGCTGTACACGCATCTGATAGACATCAGCCTCCACCACGAGCCGTGCTGTCACATCGTCCTGCCGGTGGACGAGTGTGACAGCGGGCCCAGCCTCGCGCCCCTGCTGGGCTGGGGTCAGCACGCCATGGTCGACCTCAATACTCTGGACGTGGTGGCCATGGTCATCCCTGAAAAGGATTTGACCGCGACGTTCAAGAGCAACACGGCCATAGAAAATAAACTCGCCATCATACATTACTTGGTGCAGCACGAGAACAATATGGAATTGGCTGAAGAG CTGATATCGTGGATGTGCCTGAATCAGCGCGGCGGGCTGGGCTCGTTCCAGCGCGTCATGCAAGAGTACCTGGTGGCGACCACGTGCGCGGTCACTCGACGCTCGCTACCCTCTTCCGCACTGGGACTTATGAAGATGCTTCCATTCATGCTGCACCTAAAGTTTTCTGATGTCAAG GTTCGCGACATGTGCGTGTCGGTGAGCCAGGAGAAGCTGTGGAGCAGCAGCGCGGTCGTGCtggctcctcggcagcgcgtGTGCCAGTTTTCCGAGGACGTGTGGACTAGGGTCTGGGCGTCTCTGTCCGCTCCGTCAGTCACCCGTCTACATCCGACCGTCGTCACCGATAAGCTGCGAGTGAGCCTGCATTGTTACCAG CCGGAAGCGTTGTCTCGGTGCAGCACCCCGCTGTCCCCGAGCGGCCCGGGGCCCGCGCTGGGTTCTCAACGCCGTTCGTCGCTGGGCAACGGGCAGGACCTGCTGCCCTTCTTTGAACTGGACGTGTGCACTGCCAGCAAACAGGAGCATATAGTGGCTGCG AACTTGCGCGAGGTGAGCGTGCACCTGATGCGCGAGagcggcggcgcggcgggcgTGCAGGGCGGCGTGCACGCGGCCGCCACGCGCTGGGCGGCGGCGCAGCTGGATGCCGCGCGCGCGCTGTGCCGGGCGCTGTGCCGCGCGCTCGCCGCCGTGCCCGCGCACCAGCAGCAGCGCGGATTCACTTTCAT TGACGATATGGATCCTAACCACGCATACATACTGTTCAAAGTCCTAGAGCAGTACTACCTGGCGACCGACTCCATAGCGTTCCCTGTGCCGCAAGGATTCACATCATTCTTCACGTACTTGGGTTACCGCACTCTGCCCTTTCCCGCCTTCGCGCAGTACGTGCACAGGAGCGTCTTCGAACTGCAGATCGACGTTCTGAAAGCTATCGTGACTG ATAAAGAAGAAGACAAGTGCAGCGTGAACAAGAAGCTGCGGCTGATTCAGGTGGCGGGGGAGGGGCGCGGGCGGCGCGCGCTGGCGGCGTGGGGCGCGCGGGCGGCGCTGGTGCTGCGGGCGCGCGACCACGCCGCCGCGCTGCTGTCCGGCGCCGCGCCCGCCCGCCACGACCGCGCGCGACACCGCCCCGTCCGCGACACCG